A portion of the Picrophilus oshimae DSM 9789 genome contains these proteins:
- a CDS encoding uroporphyrinogen decarboxylase/cobalamine-independent methonine synthase family protein: MSVKKLVYGIYPKTNELRLEIGRWERGIIPDSVLNEKINDEKYIFYDKVKDIYYTDPLYNWYDIFRPLSRIVNGISLGPLTRFLETNTFYRIPEISDVKDFNLEPDKFQKIDDNPPLPLYLKHGINFHGLLPSPYSFYYMSKTLMDYNDFNKKILNIYSRILDIYSIKNVVLLDPLYYKNDAYIDLSDFAKKYNVILITSGNVSKLKINGKLESIAVRPDEVDYIINKCSYPGISIFSGDNTKMEDLKTIRKEISGYDNVLLTHSTYMDFLPRVIADKKMDLILEA, translated from the coding sequence ATGTCTGTAAAAAAGCTTGTTTATGGAATATATCCAAAGACCAATGAACTGCGGCTTGAGATCGGGCGATGGGAGCGTGGAATAATACCAGATTCCGTGCTCAATGAAAAAATAAATGATGAAAAATACATTTTTTATGATAAAGTCAAAGATATTTATTACACGGACCCGCTTTACAACTGGTATGATATATTTAGACCGCTTTCAAGGATTGTTAACGGCATATCTCTTGGTCCTTTAACAAGGTTTCTCGAAACAAATACCTTTTACAGGATACCTGAGATCTCTGATGTAAAGGATTTTAACCTTGAGCCAGATAAATTCCAAAAAATAGACGATAACCCACCACTGCCGCTATATCTAAAACATGGTATTAATTTCCATGGTTTGCTTCCGTCACCCTATTCATTCTATTACATGTCAAAAACATTAATGGATTACAATGATTTTAATAAAAAGATTTTGAATATATATTCAAGGATTCTTGATATATACTCCATTAAAAATGTGGTCCTGCTTGATCCGCTTTACTATAAAAACGATGCATACATTGATCTATCGGATTTTGCCAAAAAATACAATGTTATATTAATAACATCAGGAAATGTATCAAAACTTAAAATCAATGGAAAGCTTGAATCAATAGCGGTCAGGCCTGATGAGGTGGATTATATAATTAATAAATGCTCATATCCAGGAATAAGCATCTTTTCAGGGGATAATACAAAAATGGAGGATTTAAAAACAATAAGAAAAGAAATTTCCGGATATGATAACGTGCTTTTAACGCACAGTACATACATGGACTTTTTGCCCAGGGTTATAGCAGATAAAAAGATGGATCTTATACTGGAGGCTTAA
- a CDS encoding phosphoglycerol geranylgeranyltransferase: MTVYNDIIEKLKRKKIHMTLIDPASQDIESSGRIAEAAERAGTDFIMIGGSTRINSELMDKTIGAIKSKTSLKTIIFPGSPEMISPRADAIYYMSLMNSRNIDFIIGHQVKTSLFLRQLAIETIPMAYLIFEPGMTVGRVGEANLIKRDDPDTALLYALAAETFGMKLVYLESGSGSPTYVSENVIKKIKEYVKIPVIVGGGIRDKNAAEKLAAAGADIIVTGTIVERSRNVYEALQEIISSI, encoded by the coding sequence TTGACCGTTTACAATGATATTATTGAAAAATTAAAAAGAAAAAAGATACATATGACCTTGATAGATCCGGCATCACAGGACATAGAATCATCTGGAAGAATAGCCGAGGCTGCCGAAAGGGCCGGTACGGACTTTATAATGATAGGTGGTTCAACCAGGATAAATTCAGAGCTCATGGATAAAACTATTGGGGCAATAAAATCAAAAACGTCTTTAAAAACCATAATATTCCCGGGATCTCCTGAGATGATAAGCCCAAGGGCCGATGCAATATACTACATGAGCCTGATGAACTCAAGAAATATAGATTTTATAATAGGCCATCAGGTTAAGACCTCACTTTTTTTGAGGCAGCTTGCCATAGAGACAATACCAATGGCATATCTAATCTTTGAACCTGGAATGACGGTGGGTCGTGTTGGTGAGGCAAATCTTATAAAAAGAGATGATCCTGATACTGCGCTGCTTTATGCACTTGCGGCCGAGACATTCGGCATGAAGCTCGTTTATCTGGAATCTGGATCTGGAAGCCCAACGTATGTTTCTGAGAATGTTATAAAAAAGATCAAGGAGTACGTAAAAATACCAGTTATAGTTGGAGGCGGCATAAGGGATAAAAATGCTGCTGAAAAGCTTGCAGCTGCAGGCGCCGATATTATAGTTACAGGCACCATCGTTGAGAGAAGCAGGAACGTTTATGAGGCCTTACAAGAAATTATATCATCCATATAA
- a CDS encoding UbiA family prenyltransferase, with product MSLKSWFKIIRPVNGFMGLISIYIVGFIDVNFKLPHYLKIITLGALSVFFVTSGGNIINDIKDIDLDKINHPSRPIPSGEISIKSAYVVFIIMFIIAIILSSFISLYAVLVVIFAEALLTSYEIKTKNLGLIGNFTVSLLIGFIFIFGGIILNTIFKMILLFLLAFFSNVSREIMKDIEDVNGDLNRETFPRVYGIKKAEILASFFVILTVSISILPYYFKILTIYYVYAVIIDDILFILSMIIMYRNVSESQQVSKIAMIVGMISFLVGGIN from the coding sequence CATGGGTTTAATATCGATCTATATAGTTGGCTTCATAGATGTAAATTTTAAGTTACCACATTATTTAAAGATTATAACCCTTGGTGCACTCTCTGTTTTTTTTGTTACCTCTGGCGGTAATATAATAAATGATATAAAGGATATAGACCTTGATAAAATAAATCATCCATCGAGGCCCATACCATCAGGTGAAATCTCAATAAAATCAGCCTATGTTGTTTTTATAATCATGTTTATAATTGCCATAATTTTATCATCTTTTATCTCTTTGTATGCAGTCCTGGTTGTAATCTTTGCAGAGGCCCTTTTAACATCATACGAGATAAAGACAAAGAATCTTGGTCTTATTGGAAATTTCACAGTAAGCCTGTTGATAGGCTTTATATTCATATTTGGTGGTATTATACTTAACACCATTTTTAAGATGATCCTTTTGTTTTTGCTTGCCTTCTTTTCTAACGTTTCAAGGGAGATCATGAAGGATATAGAGGATGTTAACGGCGATTTAAACAGGGAAACGTTTCCAAGGGTTTATGGAATAAAAAAGGCAGAAATACTTGCGTCATTCTTTGTTATTTTAACAGTTTCAATTTCAATTCTTCCGTACTATTTTAAAATTCTAACAATATATTATGTATATGCTGTTATAATAGATGATATACTCTTTATTTTATCAATGATTATTATGTACAGAAATGTTTCAGAAAGCCAGCAGGTTTCAAAGATAGCAATGATAGTTGGCATGATATCATTTCTTGTAGGTGGTATAAATTGA
- a CDS encoding cyclase family protein — MDYNDLSSKFGKDDELGNLNYIDEKKVLSSLRMVKYGRVYNLSHVIFNGMADRLTHGPFFFEILLRPYDNDYYKIYDNKYGASLGRIEMCDHTGTHLDSLNHMAYNNKLFNNIDAYENTTNLGSKRLGIEKSIPIITKGIMIDVAGMHKKDKLEPGYAITREETEIFLKDHNIEIDNGDAVFFYTGLSREFNDPKNYDKYYDSSPGIGYDLAKFLSEKNVSVSGSDTPSSEVTPPEIKNTRLPVHQYLIAKCGIRLIDNIKLDELSRDRIYEFAFICLPLLIKGATASPVSPVAII; from the coding sequence ATGGATTATAATGATTTATCATCAAAATTTGGAAAAGATGATGAGCTTGGGAATTTAAATTACATAGATGAAAAAAAGGTCTTATCATCACTTAGAATGGTTAAATACGGCAGGGTCTATAATCTTTCACATGTAATATTCAATGGCATGGCGGATAGATTGACACACGGTCCGTTCTTCTTTGAGATACTGTTAAGGCCATACGATAATGATTACTATAAGATATATGATAATAAATACGGCGCATCCCTTGGGCGAATAGAGATGTGCGATCATACAGGAACACATTTAGATTCATTAAATCACATGGCATATAATAATAAATTATTCAACAACATAGATGCATATGAAAACACAACGAACCTTGGATCAAAAAGACTTGGCATTGAAAAGAGCATACCAATAATAACAAAGGGCATAATGATAGATGTTGCCGGCATGCACAAAAAGGACAAGCTGGAACCTGGATATGCAATAACCAGAGAGGAAACAGAGATCTTTCTTAAGGATCATAACATAGAAATAGACAACGGCGATGCAGTATTCTTTTACACAGGATTATCCAGGGAATTCAATGATCCAAAGAATTATGATAAATACTATGATTCATCACCAGGAATAGGATACGACCTTGCAAAATTTCTGTCAGAGAAAAATGTCTCAGTCTCAGGTTCAGACACGCCATCAAGTGAGGTGACACCGCCGGAAATAAAGAATACCAGGCTGCCAGTGCATCAGTACTTAATAGCAAAGTGTGGAATCCGCCTAATAGATAATATAAAACTGGACGAGCTCAGCAGGGACAGAATATACGAATTTGCATTTATATGTCTTCCATTATTAATAAAGGGTGCCACCGCATCACCGGTCTCACCTGTGGCTATAATATAA